The Streptomyces sp. NBC_00162 genome window below encodes:
- a CDS encoding AAA family ATPase gives MSSSTILSMPVPMPPPAGRTQLSLAEDLLTLLRTTTTEPRPDEQLEALTLAVAADLPVLLWGEPGIGKTAALTQLAASLDLPLTTVIASVHEPTDFSGLPIVGEDPAANGVPMAPPQWAVELVRAGRGLLFLDELSTATPAVQAALLRVVLERKVGALQLPPGVRIVAAANPRASAADGWELSPPLANRFVHLYWVHDRDVVVRGLGGVWPRAELPRLDPAGLPEAVAFARRAVCGFLNARPTLIHRLPTTETRRGGAWPSPRSWEAAMTLLAFGTAASVSRDVLALLVRGAVGDGPGLELLAHIDRMELPDPDSLLADPGAAELPERGDLRQATLEAVVAAVGARPERERWEAGWAVLVRALETGAPDLLVAPAKALAALRRDGWEVPETVERLAAVVGLAQRAEDSVARTAAAAGAKSAAGGRR, from the coding sequence ATGAGTTCGAGCACAATCCTCTCCATGCCCGTGCCCATGCCGCCCCCGGCCGGCCGCACGCAGCTCTCCCTCGCCGAAGACCTCCTGACCCTCCTGCGGACGACCACAACAGAGCCGCGCCCCGACGAGCAGTTGGAGGCGCTCACCCTGGCCGTCGCGGCCGACTTGCCCGTACTGCTCTGGGGCGAGCCCGGCATCGGCAAGACGGCCGCGCTGACCCAGCTCGCCGCCTCCCTCGATCTGCCGCTGACAACCGTGATCGCCAGCGTCCACGAGCCGACCGACTTCTCCGGGCTGCCCATCGTGGGCGAGGACCCGGCAGCGAACGGCGTGCCCATGGCCCCGCCGCAGTGGGCCGTGGAACTGGTGCGCGCCGGGCGGGGGTTGCTCTTTCTCGACGAGCTGTCCACCGCCACCCCTGCCGTCCAGGCCGCACTGCTGCGGGTCGTCCTGGAGCGGAAGGTTGGCGCGCTGCAACTGCCGCCCGGCGTACGGATCGTGGCCGCCGCCAATCCGCGTGCGTCGGCCGCGGACGGCTGGGAGCTGAGCCCGCCGCTGGCGAACCGGTTCGTGCACCTGTACTGGGTGCACGACCGGGACGTGGTGGTGCGCGGTCTCGGTGGGGTCTGGCCGCGCGCGGAACTGCCCCGGCTCGACCCAGCGGGACTGCCGGAGGCGGTGGCGTTCGCCCGCCGTGCGGTGTGCGGCTTCCTGAACGCCCGGCCGACGCTGATCCACCGGCTGCCGACCACCGAGACGCGGCGCGGTGGCGCCTGGCCCTCGCCTCGCAGCTGGGAGGCGGCAATGACCCTGCTCGCCTTCGGCACGGCGGCGTCCGTCTCCCGGGACGTGCTGGCGCTGCTGGTCCGAGGTGCGGTCGGGGACGGGCCCGGCCTCGAACTGCTTGCCCACATCGACCGCATGGAGCTGCCCGACCCGGACTCCCTGCTCGCCGACCCCGGCGCCGCCGAACTGCCCGAGCGCGGCGACCTGCGCCAGGCCACGCTGGAAGCGGTGGTCGCCGCCGTCGGGGCGCGCCCGGAGCGGGAGCGCTGGGAGGCAGGCTGGGCGGTGCTGGTAAGGGCGCTGGAGACCGGCGCACCGGATCTGCTGGTCGCCCCGGCGAAGGCGCTGGCCGCGCTGCGGCGCGACGGCTGGGAGGTACCGGAGACGGTGGAGCGCCTCGCCGCGGTGGTCGGCCTCGCCCAGCGGGCGGAGGACTCGGTGGCCCGCACCGCGGCGGCCGCCGGCGCCAAGAGCGCGGCGGGTGGGCGCCGATGA
- a CDS encoding DUF2201 family putative metallopeptidase: MDKLLAARLHAVAVRPYLAGALFALHVVEDRSVPTMAVDAYWRCYVSPSFVSRTPLVELAGVWVHEVSHLLRDHHERGARYAREHGEQGPGQRLRQNVAADFEINDDIYGDGLAVPAGAVLPAMLGLPDGLLMEEYLRRFSMAGRTPRLAWLDCGSGADGHARPWELGPEGAHGLSRQQRDAVRFRVAEAITGRPGDAPEGWRRWADEAFHPPQPWRQLLGAALRAAAGAPGAGEDHSYRRPSRRSAGVPGIVLPSLRRMPPRVCVVIDTSGSVSDAELGGALLEVAAISRAVGGRRDLVSVISCDAAAGVAVPLCRAENLELIGGGGTDLRSGFARALRSRPRPDVIVALTDGQTPWPSAQPPCRTVVGLFPRATRAVNEEDPDYIPDTPPAWARVVPIG; the protein is encoded by the coding sequence ATGGACAAGTTGCTGGCCGCGCGGCTGCACGCGGTCGCCGTCCGACCGTACCTCGCCGGTGCGCTCTTCGCGCTCCACGTGGTGGAGGACCGGTCGGTGCCGACCATGGCGGTGGACGCGTACTGGCGCTGCTACGTCTCTCCGTCCTTCGTGTCGCGCACTCCACTGGTGGAGCTGGCGGGCGTCTGGGTGCACGAGGTCTCCCACCTGCTCCGGGACCACCACGAACGCGGCGCGCGGTACGCCAGGGAGCACGGGGAACAAGGGCCGGGGCAGCGGCTGCGGCAGAACGTTGCGGCCGACTTCGAGATCAACGACGACATCTACGGCGATGGCCTGGCGGTGCCGGCGGGGGCGGTGCTCCCGGCGATGCTGGGCCTGCCCGACGGGCTGCTCATGGAGGAGTACCTGCGGCGGTTCTCGATGGCGGGCCGCACACCACGGCTGGCCTGGCTGGACTGCGGAAGCGGCGCCGACGGGCACGCGCGGCCCTGGGAGCTGGGGCCCGAAGGAGCGCACGGGCTGAGCCGGCAGCAGCGCGACGCGGTGCGCTTCCGGGTGGCTGAGGCGATCACCGGCCGGCCGGGGGACGCTCCGGAGGGGTGGCGGCGTTGGGCGGACGAGGCCTTCCACCCTCCGCAACCGTGGCGGCAGTTGCTCGGCGCGGCACTCCGTGCGGCCGCGGGCGCACCGGGGGCGGGCGAGGACCACAGCTACCGGCGCCCGTCCCGCCGCTCCGCCGGCGTTCCCGGCATCGTGCTGCCGAGCCTGCGCCGGATGCCTCCCCGGGTCTGCGTCGTGATCGACACTTCGGGGTCGGTGAGCGACGCCGAGCTGGGCGGCGCGCTGCTGGAGGTGGCGGCGATCTCACGGGCGGTGGGCGGGCGTCGCGACCTGGTTTCGGTGATCTCCTGCGACGCGGCGGCGGGCGTCGCCGTACCGCTGTGCCGGGCCGAGAACCTCGAACTGATCGGCGGCGGCGGTACGGACCTGCGGTCCGGCTTCGCCCGTGCGCTCCGCTCCCGCCCCCGCCCGGACGTGATCGTCGCCCTGACGGACGGACAGACGCCCTGGCCCTCCGCACAGCCGCCCTGCCGCACGGTCGTCGGCCTCTTCCCCCGAGCTACCCGCGCCGTGAACGAGGAAGATCCGGACTACATCCCTGACACTCCGCCCGCGTGGGCCCGCGTCGTCCCCATCGGCTGA
- a CDS encoding DUF3592 domain-containing protein, with protein MEFLREDGYRLLLASVGLLAISVSVALSVRTCSRWLLACKTFNEGLPAEGRVLDAYVLPGDQGRAGLQHVIVGFRAADGREYRLDIDTDRRRPLGARVRMRYLPSSPERAVLVEAGRGTVRTVLTLLLLVGLGLVSVLLMVLGLL; from the coding sequence ATGGAATTCTTGCGCGAGGACGGCTACCGGCTGCTGCTTGCTTCTGTCGGGCTCCTCGCCATATCGGTATCCGTCGCACTCTCGGTGCGGACCTGCAGCCGATGGCTGCTCGCCTGCAAGACGTTCAACGAAGGGCTACCCGCCGAGGGCAGAGTGCTGGATGCCTATGTGCTACCGGGAGATCAGGGCCGGGCGGGCCTGCAGCACGTCATCGTGGGCTTCCGCGCGGCCGACGGGCGCGAGTACCGGCTCGACATCGACACCGACCGGCGACGGCCCCTGGGCGCGCGGGTACGAATGCGCTATCTCCCGTCGAGCCCGGAACGAGCAGTCCTCGTCGAAGCGGGCCGGGGCACCGTGCGCACAGTGCTGACCCTCCTGCTTCTGGTGGGTCTCGGGCTGGTCAGCGTCCTCCTCATGGTGCTGGGCCTGCTCTAG